From one Cupriavidus sp. P-10 genomic stretch:
- a CDS encoding phosphatase, giving the protein MTNFLWNHYLYFGESRLALPLAVWIAVCLAVAGQGARALRWSVSFGIGAALVMAAKSAFSYSGWSLPSIGVYSVSGHALLTAAVYPVLLMLLGSVLGRYTAWLGLATGVGLALFMPVVLVTDFHHTVGESLIGLCVGLLVAGLTLWRWQPVRWHHAGATVAMLLPLALLIDPRDAVEDMQDALHSRAMTWSGADGEYWRSIDPDPATGRRVVSVGFFKAGGA; this is encoded by the coding sequence ATGACGAATTTCCTGTGGAACCATTACCTCTATTTTGGCGAGAGCCGTCTGGCACTGCCGCTGGCGGTCTGGATCGCGGTTTGCCTGGCGGTGGCAGGCCAGGGCGCGCGCGCGTTGCGCTGGTCGGTATCGTTCGGCATCGGTGCCGCGCTGGTGATGGCGGCCAAGTCCGCGTTCAGCTACTCGGGCTGGTCGCTCCCGTCGATCGGCGTCTACAGCGTCAGCGGGCATGCGTTGCTGACAGCCGCGGTGTATCCCGTGCTGCTGATGTTGCTGGGCTCCGTGCTGGGCAGGTACACGGCCTGGCTCGGGCTGGCGACGGGAGTGGGGCTGGCGCTGTTCATGCCGGTGGTGCTGGTGACGGATTTCCACCATACGGTGGGCGAGTCGCTGATCGGGCTGTGTGTCGGCCTCTTGGTTGCCGGCCTGACGCTGTGGCGCTGGCAGCCGGTGCGGTGGCACCACGCCGGCGCGACCGTGGCCATGCTGTTGCCATTGGCGCTGCTGATCGATCCGCGCGACGCCGTTGAAGACATGCAGGACGCGCTGCACAGCCGCGCCATGACGTGGAGCGGCGCTGATGGCGAATACTGGCGCAGCATCGACCCCGATCCCGCCACGGGGCGGCGGGTCGTCTCCGTCGGGTTTTTCAAGGCGGGAGGCGCGTAA